The segment taaaaatatacaaaaaagaaaCATCATTAACTATACAATACACGGTCCATTTCTACATGAACGCCTATTGTGACCTTTAAACCACACGTACTGCAAGAATTCTTTCTCTTCTTACCATATAGCTCGCTATACATCTTGTCACGATACTTTTTGGATGGCCTTCCAGGGAGCTTTTTGTGATTTCGAGGCTGCACTATCTGGTCCTTAATATACCCAGGTACATTCCACTCGTTTTGATCAGGTAACGGACGAATTGGAATGCTATAGGTATTCAACAAGTTACTTGGCTTGTACACGTCGGAACAATATGGCCcaacatcaaaatattttttctttaaaacagCCCAAGCGTGCGAACATGGTATTTCATGTATTTGAAACCTCTTGCAAGTACAAGTTTTATTTTCCAAACAAACAATGTAGGTTCTACCTTCGTGATGAACACTAAACACATAGTTTTTTGATGGCTCAActgacaaaaataaataaacacttatgtcatataattttgatgatcatataaatcataacaACATACCTTCATACGTAATACTGCTTCTTCATTAGCAACAAGCATCTCTTGTGGTCTACCACAAAGTGTGGTGAATGTATGTGAAGCAGACGTATGATTTTTCAAATTCCATCTTGCAAACATCTGTCTTACTTCCTCAAGAAAATCGTATACCTGTAATTCCCTTGCTTCAAATAGACAAGCATTTATGCACTCAGCTATGTTTGATGTCATAACCATTCCTCGATCAATTGTTCCATATACCCTAGCCCATTTTTCATAACTTGCTGATTCCAAGTAATTTTTTACACGAACATCAACTTGTTCAACCTTTTCCATCAGTTCATCAAATTCAGATTGCTTGTATGCCTTTGCCATCCCATAAAAAACTTTCGACAGACTATTGTGCGACTTTTTAAATAGTGTTTTCACATTTTTCCACAAATGCCAAATACAGGCATAATGAGGAACTCCATCAAATACCCTCGAAACTGCCTTTATAATACTTTCGTTTCGATCAGACACAACACACATGTTATATTTAACGCCATGCGCTTCTCTAAACTGTTCAAAAAACCAAGTCCAGGATGCATCATTTTCTGAATCAATAATTCCATATGCTAGCGGCAATATATTTTCTACAcacaaaacatttaataaagtttttatttcatatagaataaatatattaatcaacAAAACGAAGTGTATATATTATCATTCTAATACCTGCTCCATCAACAGTACTTGCAGAAACAAATACTTTATTGTAAGTCCCCCCTGAGGTGGCTGCCATAAACTACGACAATTGATTTACAACACTCAAAACCTTTTATGAACcggaagagaaaaataaaaagataaaaaaattgattttcatcGATTTTCTTCATCCTTATATGAGATCCAGGGTAGGTAGCATCCAATACGTATAAGTAGCTCGGCAGTTTACCATGAGAACCAGATGGGGTACCCCTTAAAAGAAATTATAGCCTTTTCCTTAGCCTTACACGCCACTGAGTATGATACATTTACTCCAAGACCTAAGCCGACATCTTGTTGTATATCCTTTGGCGTCAACTTCCTTTTATGATCAACTAACTTGGGTTGTATCATACCTCCAATAAGATTGCTTGTTGCTTGACGTTGTTCATAAACCTTATTTTTCAATGGACACGTGTGATCATCTACGAATTTCTAATTCTGAACATTCCAGATTTATTGATACTTGACGACTTCAACACCCACCCACAATTATCAGAGACACAAACAAGTGTATAACTGTTTGAATAACACCATATTAGAATTAggtaaaatacaaataaatatttgatataatataaaaaaacataatgaaaaaaaaattataggagAATCCAACCCAAATACACATACCATGTTTGACTTGATCTGTCCGTTTTCCATTGGAATCTATGATCAATAGCGTATTGCGTCATCACAGCCTTTAAAGTTCCCTTGTCCTTATAAACTTGATCTTCCAACACTACCTTATGTTTGTCGTTTGTAATAATGTCGCAATTCATGTTATCGCTATTGTTCGGCACACTAAGCACTAATGATTCTGTATCAACTATATCTATTCCATCAGGCCCACACATTTCGAATCCATCTTCAAACATATTTCTATCAGCTAATTGACAGTCATTCACAAATACGGATACACATATAGGATACTTTGACAATTCTTTGTTATCTTTTTTCAACGACACATACACTCTCACGCCCATGTCGTTGTGTATTTCAAGAGGTGCAGTACTACCCTCTATCTTATATTTAAGTTTCACAATGTTGAAGCTCAAGTCAACACAAATTTGCTTTGAAACAAGATCCATTAGTTCTCTAAATGTCGCATGCTCTTTTAGCACAATTGCTTCCGTACTGTAATCATTATAGCAATTTTCATTGTTCCACCTCCCAGAATGCATGACCAATAAAGTAATACTTTCCATGGCtacaataacaaatatataagtGATGATCACATTTCAATAGtattccaaaataaaaaaaaaagtgtccaATCTACATCCAAAAAAGTGTACGTTTCAAAGGGTACCAAAATCGGTAAAGATTGAACTCATATTCACAACTTTTATCACACAGTAACAACCGtttcaaaattaatacatatagaatttcatattgttaaaaacaagaaataataaaaaaaatacataattaatatggGTCTAAATAGAATCAAACACATATCCAGCTGTACACATCATATAATcagatataattatattattgttacttATCTTGTTCAGagattttctatttatataaatgGAACATACGATGagcttccaaaaaaaaatattcaaatcatACAAACATTTAACGtattcatatttaaatatttaaaaaaatacctgATCTCCAAAGTATGAATAAAACCGAAAGGAATAAATTGTTGTTGTGGGATTTGAAAATTTTCGCTTTCAAAAAATTTCCGTATTCGATTATATTTGCATTCTTTATCAATTGAGTAATAAAGGAGACAAATTTGtttgtattcttttttaaatatgaagaacagggaagaagaaaaaaaaatgttcaactTAATATATGCCAAAAGTACAGCTTTTAAAAAGTAACTGAAGGATTATTAATACTACTtaccttttttatgttttaatttccatttttgctatatatttttttataaatatacatatcatattaaaagaaaaaatacggTATTCCTaatctaaactaattaaaacatGCTAGTTttactaataattaaatattgttaCTGTGTCACCAAAAAACTAACATATTGCTGTTTTGATAAAATTCCCTTGAAAAAAGGTTGGACAAGGCCCAACACCACGTTAATGTCAATGgattgaaataaataacaattttgaCTAAGGAAATGTAATCTAACAATAGTCCCAAGAGAATTTCACACACAATCGGATAgacataaattaataatgagCTTGTTAAGTTTAACAAGATAAACCTATTAACTCaaatataagataaataatttaaaatgtaaacTATCAtataactaaactaattaatcgaattttcaaataaaactaaattttttgaGACGATTTtccaatattcataaaaatgtgcttatatatattgttagtgaaaacttacgatataacaaaaaattagaagattacaactgaaaatgaaatgaagaaataaaatctttttggGCTGAGGTGCGGATATCTCTCTCTTTAACGAGATTCacgcccactgcagcaaatgttttcaccggtccagcagtagtcctctttgacttgtcccctccaggatacaatagcctaattacaatatataactcaacaactctggacaagaattaagtccaaagctccacaaaaaaagaacatctc is part of the Solanum lycopersicum chromosome 1, SLM_r2.1 genome and harbors:
- the LOC101263842 gene encoding uncharacterized protein produces the protein MAATSGGTYNKVFVSASTVDGAENILPLAYGIIDSENDASWTWFFEQFREAHGVKYNMCVVSDRNESIIKAVSRVFDGVPHYACIWHLWKNVKTLFKKSHNSLSKVFYGMAKAYKQSEFDELMEKVEQVDVRVKNYLESASYEKWARVYGTIDRGMVMTSNIAECINACLFEARELQVYDFLEEVRQMFARWNLKNHTSASHTFTTLCGRPQEMLVANEEAVLRMKKKYFDVGPYCSDVYKPSNLLNTYSIPIRPLPDQNEWNVPGYIKDQIVQPRNHKKLPGRPSKKYRDKMYSELYGKKRKNSCSTCGLKVTIGVHVEMDRVLYS